In Scleropages formosus chromosome 20, fSclFor1.1, whole genome shotgun sequence, a single window of DNA contains:
- the LOC108940141 gene encoding heme-binding protein 1-like, whose protein sequence is MFGMIKNSLFGGNEEAKYEVLSTESKEEGSYEVRQYQSARYATLTCEGKTFDQATGECVKKLLMYVGGSNDKGEGMGMTAPICITVFPKDDGSLSDRIVTGLRIPERYQGNPPTPTDSTIQFEERPAMTVYALRFGGFAHENEYRNEAACLTRILGDSTAYQRASYFCCGYDPPMKPYGRRNEVWFIKEEN, encoded by the exons ATGTTCGGCATGATCAAGAACTCCCTGTTTGGGGGGAACGAGGAGGCCAAGTACGAGGTGCTCAGCACTGAGTCGAAG GAAGAGGGAAGCTATGAGGTGAGGCAGTATCAAAGTGCCCGCTATGCCACTTTGACTTGCGAGGGGAAGACCTTCGACCAGGCTACAGGCGAGTGTGTGAAGAAACTTCTTATGTATGTAGGAGGAAGCAATGACAAAG GGGAAGGCATGGGCATGACAGCACCCATTTGTATAACAGTCTTTCCTAAGGATGATGGCTCTCTGTCAGATCGCATTGTTACTGGGCTCCGTATCCCTGAGCGTTACCAGGGAAACCCTCCCACTCCAACTGACAGCACAATCCAGTTTGAAGAGAGACCAGCCATGACTGTATATGCACT gAGGTTCGGAGGATTTGCTCATGAAAATGAGTATCGCAACGAGGCTGCTTGCCTCACCCGCATTCTGGGTGACAGCACCGCCTACCAGCGAGCAAGTTATTTTTGCTGTGGTTATGACCCCCCAATGAAACCCTACGGTCGACGCAATGAAGTGTGGTTCATAAAGGAGGAGAACTGA